The Gemmatimonadales bacterium genomic sequence ACCGGCGGCACAAGGCCAGCCTCGAATCGTGGATTCGTGAGAACGGATGGACGGTGGCGGGCGCCGCCGTCTGGGCGCGCTACAACGCCCCCTTCACCCCCTGGTTTCTGCGACGCAACGAGATATTGATCCCGGTCTCCTGACCCGGGCGTAGCTTTGGGTTCAGTTCCCTCACCCCCGCCCCTCTCCCTCCGGGGACGGGGGCTCGTCGTCACCCCGGCGGAACCCGGGGTCCAATCTCCTTTGCCGAGGACACCACCATGCGATACGTCGATGCCTATGTGATCCCCATTCCGAAGCGGAAGCTGAAGGCGTACGAGGCGATGGCGCGCCTGGGGAAGAAGACCTGGATGAAGCACGGCGCACTCTCCTACTATGAGTGCGTTGGAGATGACCTGAAGTCGTCGTGGGGGCAGGGCTTTCCCAAGATGGCCAAGCTGAAGCGCGGGGAGACCGTCATCGCCGCGTTCGTGGTGTTCAAGTCGCGGGCCCATCGCGACCGGGTCAACGCCAAGGTGATGAAGGAGTTCGCCGAGGCCGACACGCCGATGGAGATGCCGTTCGACATCAAGCGAATGGCGAACGGCGGGTTCGAGGTGCTGGTCGGGAGCTGATCCATGGCCCTCGGCGCAACGATCTACAACTTCGATATCGAACTCGCCGATATGGACCGGGGGGTGTACGAGTCGCTGGCACTCCGGGTGGCGTGCCATCCGTCGGAGACCCCCGAGTACCTGCTGACGCGGGTGCTGGCCTATTGCCTGGAGTACGCCGAGGGGATCCGCTTCGGGAAGGGGTTATCGGAGCCCGACGAGCCGGCACTGACGGTGCGCGAACTGACCGGGGCGCTGGTCACCTGGGTCGAG encodes the following:
- a CDS encoding DUF1428 domain-containing protein; amino-acid sequence: MRYVDAYVIPIPKRKLKAYEAMARLGKKTWMKHGALSYYECVGDDLKSSWGQGFPKMAKLKRGETVIAAFVVFKSRAHRDRVNAKVMKEFAEADTPMEMPFDIKRMANGGFEVLVGS
- a CDS encoding YaeQ family protein, yielding MALGATIYNFDIELADMDRGVYESLALRVACHPSETPEYLLTRVLAYCLEYAEGIRFGKGLSEPDEPALTVRELTGALVTWVEVGAPDARRLHKASREAPRVAVYTHKDPALLVRQLAGERIHRAEQIELHAVDQAFLAELAARLDRRMT